One region of Priestia megaterium genomic DNA includes:
- a CDS encoding GNAT family N-acetyltransferase, whose product MNWYEKLSQYFPIEEMKSKKHIETLLQERSDIYHKNEGPHHVLMYVETDQFIFIDYLFVSKDARGQGLGGKLIDELKQHNKPIILEVEPIDYKDSDSAKRLHFYKRADFKHAQTIGYNRRSLATNEVNQMEILYWSPTSETEESILNKMKKTYELIHTYKDKEIYGASYQPADQVLKIDKNRKDGDILADL is encoded by the coding sequence ATGAATTGGTATGAAAAACTAAGTCAATATTTTCCCATTGAAGAAATGAAATCAAAGAAGCATATCGAAACGCTTTTACAAGAACGCAGCGATATTTATCATAAAAATGAAGGACCTCATCACGTATTAATGTACGTGGAAACAGACCAATTTATCTTTATTGATTACCTCTTTGTTTCAAAAGACGCTAGAGGTCAAGGGCTTGGCGGTAAATTAATTGATGAGTTAAAACAACATAACAAACCAATTATCCTAGAAGTAGAGCCTATAGACTATAAAGATTCAGACTCAGCAAAAAGACTGCATTTTTATAAACGTGCAGACTTTAAGCATGCTCAAACAATCGGCTATAACCGCCGCTCATTAGCTACAAATGAAGTTAATCAGATGGAAATTCTATACTGGTCTCCTACCTCTGAAACAGAGGAAAGCATTTTAAATAAAATGAAAAAAACGTACGAGTTAATTCATACTTACAAAGACAAAGAAATATATGGTGCGTCTTATCAGCCGGCAGATCAAGTATTAAAAATTGACAAAAATCGTAAAGACGGCGATATCTTAGCAGATTTATAA